From a region of the Oryza sativa Japonica Group chromosome 6, ASM3414082v1 genome:
- the LOC4341720 gene encoding fasciclin-like arabinogalactan protein 14 encodes MASRLSLLLLLALVLPASGDDAAAAEAAPPPAPAGGASFNVTEILGRFPEFGLFSYLISKTHVDRDINSRNTVTVLVPDNSAVDWLLRRSARLPRAALVELLSVHVVLDYFDAAKIAALPPGKPTVSTTLFQTTGNARRRTGFLAITPTAKGGAVFASAAPGALVNATLKRVVAAVPYNISVLQISNFVVPPGVLTRPRPGPGPLPLPSPPLPRMKPMAIAPTPAPVPAPTKMVPIPPSLPLTDPADEDGDEAPAAAPAPSHGNAVKVMSWWSGLGVLVGTMACVFGYL; translated from the coding sequence ATGGCGTCCAGGCTCTCCTTGCTCCTGCTCCTCGCCCTCGTCCTCCCGGCTTCCGGCGatgacgccgcggcggcggaggcggcgccgccgccggcgccggcgggcggcgcgtcGTTCAACGTGACGGAGATCCTCGGCCGGTTCCCGGAGTTCGGGCTGTTCAGCTACCTGATCAGCAAGACGCACGTCGACCGCGACATCAACAGCCGCAACACGGTGACCGTGCTGGTGCCGGACAACTCCGCCGTGGACTGGCTCCTCCGCCGCAGCGCCAGGCTGCCGCGGGCGGCGCTCGTCGAGCTCCTCTCCGTCCACGTCGTGCTCGACTACTTCGACGCCGCGAAGatcgccgcgctgccgccgggGAAGCCCACCGTGTCCACCACCCTGTTCCAGACCACCGGGAacgcgcgccgccgcaccgggtTCCTCGCCATCACCCCGACGGCCAAGGGCGGCGCCGtcttcgcctccgccgcgcccggcgCGCTGGTGAACGCCACGCTCAAGAGGGtggtcgccgccgtgccgtaCAACATCTCCGTGCTCCAGATCAGCAACTTCGTCGTGCCGCCGGGCGTCCTCACGAGGCCACGGCCGGGGCCggggccgctgccgctgccgtccCCGCCGTTGCCGAGGATGAAGCCGATGGCGATCGCGCCGAccccggcgccggtgccggccCCGACAAAGATGGTGCCGATCCCGCCGAGTTTGCCGCTGACGGATCCGGCCGAtgaggacggcgacgaggcgccggccgccgcgccggcgccgtcgcatGGCAACGCGGTGAAGGTGATGAGTTGGTGGTCAGGCCTTGGCGTGCTCGTGGGGACGATGGCATGCGTGTTCGGTTATTTGTAG